From the genome of Drosophila melanogaster chromosome 2L, one region includes:
- the CG12194 gene encoding uncharacterized protein, isoform A, whose product MSREERKPIVSSSSSSTCSSSDDEVHPVVRRRSTRDTELAGHQKDAGCCDPTSTPHRFLALLFMCLLGFGSYFCYDNPGALQDVFQKELQLSSTEFTLIYSIYSWPNIVLCFVGGFLIDRVFGIRLGTIIYMLIVLVGQLIFATGGVLGHFWLMIVGRFVFGIGAESLAVAQNSYAVLWFKGKEINMVFGLQLSVARFGSTVNFWIMQPLYGYVSKSYSGYKGLGVALFLASSTCVMSLVCTLILGWMDKRAERILKRNNNPGGELAKLSDIVTFKLDFWMVSVVCVAYYVAIFPFVALGQAFFVSNFHMTPDEANTVNSIVYLISAIASPLFGFVIDKVGRNVTWVFCATISTLLAHFLLTFTHLDPYIGMSIMGLSYSMLAASLWPLVSLIVPEYQLGTAYGFCQSVQNLGLAVVTIAAGIIVDSSGGSHFWLQVFFMSFLLVSLLATCAIWAYNRKHQGNLNMSPAQRATYHTSMYVNIESS is encoded by the exons ATGTCACGCGAGGAGCGCAAACCCATCGTTAGCTCGTCGAGCAGCAgcacctgcagcagcagcgatgaCGAAGTGCATCCTGTGGTGCGGCGACGCAGCACTCGGGACACAGAGCTAGCCGGTCACCAGAAGGATGCCGGATGCTGTGATCCGACGAGCACGCCACATCGCTTCCTCGCCCTGCTCTTTATGTGCCTCTTGGGTTTTG GTTCCTATTTTTGCTACGATAATCCCGGCGCACTGCAGGACGTTTTCCAAAAGGAACTGCAACTCAGCTCCACCGAGTTCACGCTGATTTACTCCATCTACTCGTGGCCAAATATTGTGCTCTGCTTTGTGGGCGGCTTCCTCATCGACCGGGTGTTTGGCATCCGCCTGGGCACCATTATCTACATGCTGATCGTGCTCGTTGGCCAGTTGATCTTCGCCACCGGCGGAGTCCTGGGCCACTTTTGGTTGATGATCGTGGGACGCTTTGTTTTCGGCATCGGGGCTGAGTCGCTGGCTGTGGCCCAAAACAGCTATGCGGTGCTATGGTTCAAGGGCAAGGAGATTAACATGGTCTTTGGACTGCAGTTGTCGGTAGCCCGTTTCGGCAGCACCGTCAACTTTTGGATTATGCAACCACTATATGGATACGTTTCGAAATCCTATTCCGGCTACAAGGGTCTGGGCGTGGCCCTGTTCCTGGCCTCCTCAACGTGCGTCATGTCCCTGGTTTGCACCTTGATTCTAG GTTGGATGGACAAGCGCGCGGAGAGAATCCTTAAGCGAAATAACAATCCTGGTGGAGAATTGGCCAAACTAAGCGATATAGTCACCTTCAAGCTGGACTTCTGGATGGTGTCCGTGGTATGTGTGGCCTACTACGTTGCCATCTTTCCTTTCGTGGCTCTTGGCCAGGCCTTCTTCGTCAGCAATTTCCACATGACGCCGGATGAGGCGAACACAGTAAACTCGATTGTCTACCTGATCTCTGCTATAGCATCGCCACTGTTTGGATTTGTGATTGACAAGGTCGGAAGGAATGTGACCTGGGTGTTCTGTGCCACCATCTCCACGCTGCTAGCTCACTTCCTGCTGACCTTCACCCATTTGGATCCGTACATCGGGATGAGCATAATGGGACTGTCCTATTCCATGTTGGCAGCCAGTCTGTGGCCCCTGGTTTCATTGATTGTGCCCGAATATCAACTGGGCACTGCATATGGCTT CTGTCAGTCTGTGCAGAATCTGGGACTAGCGGTGGTGACCATTGCAGCGGGCATCATTGTGgacagcagcggcggcagtcACTTCTGGCTGCAGGTATTCTTCATGTCCTTCCTGCTGG TCTCCCTGCTGGCCACCTGTGCGATTTGGGCCTACAACCGCAAGCACCAGGGCAACTTGAACATGTCACCTGCCCAGCGGGCCACATACCACACCTCGATGTACGTGAATATTGAGTCGAGTTGA
- the CG12194 gene encoding uncharacterized protein, isoform B — MSREERKPIVSSSSSSTCSSSDDEVHPVVRRRSTRDTELAGHQKDAGCCDPTSTPHRFLALLFMCLLGFGSYFCYDNPGALQDVFQKELQLSSTEFTLIYSIYSWPNIVLCFVGGFLIDRVFGIRLGTIIYMLIVLVGQLIFATGGVLGHFWLMIVGRFVFGIGAESLAVAQNSYAVLWFKGKEINMVFGLQLSVARFGSTVNFWIMQPLYGYVSKSYSGYKGLGVALFLASSTCVMSLVCTLILGWMDKRAERILKRNNNPGGELAKLSDIVTFKLDFWMVSVVCVAYYVAIFPFVALGQAFFVSNFHMTPDEANTVNSIVYLISAIASPLFGFVIDKVGRNVTWVFCATISTLLAHFLLTFTHLDPYIGMSIMGLSYSMLAASLWPLVSLIVPEYQLGTAYGFCQSVQNLGLAVVTIAAGIIVDSSGGSHFWLQVFFMSFLLVSLLATCAIWAYNRKHQGNLNMSPAQRATYHTSIAMQCRHMNRRPLLGNYVQ; from the exons ATGTCACGCGAGGAGCGCAAACCCATCGTTAGCTCGTCGAGCAGCAgcacctgcagcagcagcgatgaCGAAGTGCATCCTGTGGTGCGGCGACGCAGCACTCGGGACACAGAGCTAGCCGGTCACCAGAAGGATGCCGGATGCTGTGATCCGACGAGCACGCCACATCGCTTCCTCGCCCTGCTCTTTATGTGCCTCTTGGGTTTTG GTTCCTATTTTTGCTACGATAATCCCGGCGCACTGCAGGACGTTTTCCAAAAGGAACTGCAACTCAGCTCCACCGAGTTCACGCTGATTTACTCCATCTACTCGTGGCCAAATATTGTGCTCTGCTTTGTGGGCGGCTTCCTCATCGACCGGGTGTTTGGCATCCGCCTGGGCACCATTATCTACATGCTGATCGTGCTCGTTGGCCAGTTGATCTTCGCCACCGGCGGAGTCCTGGGCCACTTTTGGTTGATGATCGTGGGACGCTTTGTTTTCGGCATCGGGGCTGAGTCGCTGGCTGTGGCCCAAAACAGCTATGCGGTGCTATGGTTCAAGGGCAAGGAGATTAACATGGTCTTTGGACTGCAGTTGTCGGTAGCCCGTTTCGGCAGCACCGTCAACTTTTGGATTATGCAACCACTATATGGATACGTTTCGAAATCCTATTCCGGCTACAAGGGTCTGGGCGTGGCCCTGTTCCTGGCCTCCTCAACGTGCGTCATGTCCCTGGTTTGCACCTTGATTCTAG GTTGGATGGACAAGCGCGCGGAGAGAATCCTTAAGCGAAATAACAATCCTGGTGGAGAATTGGCCAAACTAAGCGATATAGTCACCTTCAAGCTGGACTTCTGGATGGTGTCCGTGGTATGTGTGGCCTACTACGTTGCCATCTTTCCTTTCGTGGCTCTTGGCCAGGCCTTCTTCGTCAGCAATTTCCACATGACGCCGGATGAGGCGAACACAGTAAACTCGATTGTCTACCTGATCTCTGCTATAGCATCGCCACTGTTTGGATTTGTGATTGACAAGGTCGGAAGGAATGTGACCTGGGTGTTCTGTGCCACCATCTCCACGCTGCTAGCTCACTTCCTGCTGACCTTCACCCATTTGGATCCGTACATCGGGATGAGCATAATGGGACTGTCCTATTCCATGTTGGCAGCCAGTCTGTGGCCCCTGGTTTCATTGATTGTGCCCGAATATCAACTGGGCACTGCATATGGCTT CTGTCAGTCTGTGCAGAATCTGGGACTAGCGGTGGTGACCATTGCAGCGGGCATCATTGTGgacagcagcggcggcagtcACTTCTGGCTGCAGGTATTCTTCATGTCCTTCCTGCTGG TCTCCCTGCTGGCCACCTGTGCGATTTGGGCCTACAACCGCAAGCACCAGGGCAACTTGAACATGTCACCTGCCCAGCGGGCCACATACCACACCTCGAT CGCGATGCAGTGCCGCCACATGAACAGGCGGCCTTTATTGGGCAACTATGTGCAATAG